The sequence below is a genomic window from Acanthochromis polyacanthus isolate Apoly-LR-REF ecotype Palm Island chromosome 14, KAUST_Apoly_ChrSc, whole genome shotgun sequence.
tatatatataatgaaagttgatatatatataatgaaagtcgatatatatatataatgaaacttgatatatatatatatataatgaaacttgatatatatatatataatgaaacttgatatatatataatgaaaattgatatatatataatgaaaatctgaatatatatatatatatatatatataatggaaCAGACTTAAAAATGAGATTCTGCCATGTTTAGTTGCGTTGTTGTCACGAAAGGGATATTTGCTGGTTTTACAAATGGCGTCAGCTGAAATATATCAGTACTTTGTTGAACTGGAAAACTTTTTTGCAACAGCTGGTAATACTCCAAGTGACATTGATAGTTTAGAACGTAGACTGCGTCACATTGAGGATCATAGTTCCATTATTGGAACATTTTTATTGCTCATGAGCAATGCTCAACAAAACCTTGCTGAGCGTATTTTGTGCGTCCATCTTGAAGGAATTTACGAATCTCTCAGAGAGATGTCAGCTGATATAACGATACGAATCGAAGCTACTGATGAAGGTGATGCAGCGAGCTCTGCGTTTCAGAGAGGAAGACCAAGGCAAGTGATAAAAAATAGTAGGCAGGAGGCTTATGAAGTGGAAAACTCTTCATCTCCATTATAGCATTACAGTTAATGTCAATTAgtcaataaatgcatttttttctttttgcttttcaagGTACAACATTTCATCCGTTCTGCTGATTTACATGCGGGATTTAGGATTTACTTGGGCAGCCATATCTAGAATGTTGTCTGTAAATAATCGAACACTGTACAACCATAGACTCCAACTTGGTTTGGTGGATTATGGCAATTTTGCCAACATTGCAGACGATGATCTTGATCGTCTTATTGCTGAGGTACTGAGTCAAACCCCTGGCTCAGGAGAGACATATGTTACCGGCAGTTTGAGAGGGAGAGGGATCAGAGTTCAGCGATGGAGAGTACGAGAGCGTCTGAGAATAGCTGATCCAGTGGGAAGAGCCTTAAGAGGACGAAGAGCAATTCAACGGAGGGTCTACAATATCTCTGTCCCAAATCAAGTATGGTATGTGTTCTTTCTAAAATTATCATTtagtttaaatgtaaaaacaaggcTTCTTGTATGCCAACAAAGTAAAATATGTCTTTTAACCTGCATccaaataacaacaataaatctCTTTTTATTCCAGGCATGTTGACACAAATCACAAACTAAATCCATGGGGATTCGTATTTCATGGAGGAATTGATGGCTATAGTCGCTGCATTACCTATCTGAGATGTTGCACAGACAACAGAGCATCAACTGCCTTGCAACTTTTCCAGGTTGCAGTTGATCTATTTGGACTCCCACATCATGTCAGGGGTGATGCTGGTAGGGAGAATGTTGATATTGCAAGATTTATGATCGAGAACAGAGGGGCAAACAGAGGAAGTTTTATGGTTGGACGTAGTGTTCACAATCAAAGAATCGAAAGATTGTGGGGGGAACTGAATAGAGTGGTGTCAGCATACTTTAAAGACCTCTTCATTTTTATGGAAAATGTTGCAGTGCTGGACAGCACTGACCCAGTTCACATTAGGGCCCTTCACCATGTTTACCTCCCAAGAATAAATAGATCTGTAGATGAATTTGTTACCCAGTGGAACCACCACAGCTTAAGAACAATGGAAGGTAACTCACCACTGCAACTATGGACCACTGGAATGCTCTGGCTTCATGAAGATCAAACACTCAATCATGTACatgtgcaacaacaacaacaatggcatcATCAGCATCAATGGAATGCTGAGTTGGGGCACACTAATCCTTTGAATGATGATGGAAATCATGGGATAGAACTTTTTTTGACAGCATGTCACCTGCTTCAAATGAATAGTTAGTCTAAGTAATGTTGTTGGAGTTCATAATATAAAGGTGGTGACAGAGCACTGTCCTAATGTTGTGAAAACTCCAGAACCCAGTGCTATTTTCTCCAGGATTCAATTTGAAGAGACTAGTTTATTGTATGCGGACTCATTTAAAGCACCCGTGTGGACAAAGCTGTAGCTCTTGGCTCTAGCAGATCTTGACCTTAACATGTGTAATTACTGTTTTTGTAGCAAAATCTCATCCTGTTCTCATTAAATTGTTCATTGCATCACTTACTGGAAAATCTTTGCAGTGAAAATTGTCAATGATTTTTTCTTCAATATGCTGTCTACTCCCTTCATCTGACATCTGCAAGAGAAGTTCTTAGTTATTCCTGTAAAGTATCATTACTGCAAAATGTGCACTGCAGTTTCATTACATGGTGTACTAATTTATCCCTTTTAGTGAAAATGAACCTTGTATTGttcatattttcaaataaaatacatgttttttgtcagtttgtcaaCATTGTTACAGAGAAATGTGACATCTTAAATGCATGTGTTTGACCCAAACTCATACAAACTAGGAACATGGCATTCTTTAATTGTTAGAAACCCATACAACTATTCATCAAGAAACAACGGGGTTGGGCAACACTGCTTCACTACAATCAGTCTTCCCTTCAGCAGCAACCCACTATGTTTAAACAACCTGTTTATTAGGATGTGTACAGTTGTTTTGCAACATCAAGAACTTTTCTCCAAATATTATTGCTATGTTTAAGTGACATGTTGGAGCAATCCAGATGAACTTATAGAGACAAGGCCTTTGTTGggaaaataattcactttttACATTGCAGGACAATTGTTCATGTacaatttcagaaaaaaaaagatgataatTTATCCAAAAGCATATCTGGTACTGTAACAGTgtattttcttttcacatttctaACCCTTAGGAGGACAATATCTTTTTTATAAAAATTGTCTCCTATCCATTGATTTGCAAAATGAATCTCAACAATCAAAATTTTACATTATGAACACctgaaaaccttaaaatgtAACAAAGAACTATGAGTGGTGAGATGCACATTTCTAGACATACTGAACATTTAAGATGGATGAAGCTTCCAGATCTAAACAGGGAAGGTTGTGTATCAATTCAACCTGCATTCTCTCTCTATTGGTTGTACAGTAAACAGTAATCACAGTTTTCGAGACTTATTAAATTCTACATCATATCCATGACATTATGGTCCAGTTAAGAATCAGGAAGGAGATAAAGCATGAGTGTGCCATGCTTCTTAGTTTCTCAGTCTGAGACATCTGGTTTACTCGCTTTGGTGACAAAGCGTGATGTCACAGCGGCTTCATCCATCTTGAATTTACAGCTGATGACATTTAAGTCTCTATTACACAAAATGCAGCATTAATATGTAAAGGTATCAAcagggcattaaaaaaaataaaaaaaacacaaatatcttCATCACAACTCAACCTCTACAAACCTTTACAGTACCTCTTATGCTCTTCCAAATCCTGGTGAATTGCGTATGGCAAAATCCATGTCATGTTTGAAAGCAGTGTATGATGCATGTAATGGAATGCGAAGAATGTTGTCACATGTATTGGCCACTGGAAATCGGGAATGGTTAATGAACTCAAGGCTTGGCTTTGGAGAGAAGCCCAGAGCTGGAATGCTGTCACATCCGGTGAAGAAAACCAGAATATCTTCCAGAGAGACACCTTCTTCAACTGTTGaatacaaaaagagaaaaagtcaCTTTAAAAGTCAGTTTAACTTCAATTAATTTAAGTTTAACTTTATCAAttgctatttaaaaaatattaattaattataGCAGTGGACACTAAACATGTTGTTGGAAAGGTAAACTACACCAACTGTCCAAATTTCCTTAAACCTGcactatttttcatttattgagATGACACTGTAATTTGAAGAAGTTTCTTAATGCTACTGACAATGCTAACAATTTGGTTAATATAAAAAAGCACTTGTCAGCAAAAGtacttaaataataaaataaatccatgtTTGATAGATGCAAACATAAGCTATTATCTGTGCTCATTACGAACACAAAATAAGGTGGTAGGTTGAGATGCTTTCTGGAAGTGCATGCAATGAATGCAATAAAACGGATTCAAGTGAGTTCGACCCTGATATTCAATTAGATCTATTCCAAACTGTACACACTCGGATAAATACCAGACTTCTAAATGATCAACACCATTAAAcccaataaaaatgtgaaaattatgAAAACACAGAATCTCCTATTGTTaatgaatatgaaaaaaaacaagtcttgGATCTGCACTGAAATCTAAAATTTGATTCAACAGTGTCTTCCAGGCCCATACCGCATCTTTCTACCAAGTTTCATTAAAATATGTGCTTTTTGTGTAATCCTCCTAACAAGCAAACAGATGCAACCTGATGGCATAACCTGCTTATTATTGAAAATATACTGTTATGAAGTAATTACAATTATTACTCTTGTACCTCCATGATGCAGCTCAAAAACTTTTCATTTAGCAAAGCTTACATTCAGCATCCTGAAGATAGTCTTGCCAAAAAGTCATGGTCCGGCACTCTTCCTGGAATGCGTTACTTCCTCTTTCGGAGTGAATGATCTGGAAGAGACTCTCGATATCAGTCGCTGTTAAAGCCTTTTCACCACTGACGAAAAGGCACTTCATCTGTAGAGGGTATCTCTGGACAGCCTCTAGGACACCTAGAGCTGTTAAGCCATCTCTGAACCTAGTAGAAAAGAAAGCATTTTATCCCCTTTGTTTAATGTATAGAGATTTCACAATTCCAGAACAAACCCCCTGATTCACTTGTAATGATATGATAACAAAACAATGATCATCCATATCGCAACATTTTATATGCAATCCTTGCACCAGTTTTGTTTCCGTatcttttttttcaacagttttacCACCTAGCCTTTGTTGCATTCCCCTCAGGTATGTGCTAAGATATACACATACCTTTCAAAAGGTGCACGGGTCCGTTGGAGGACGTACCAGTGTGCCAAGTCCAAAGCCGtctcttgtttgttttccaatGTTATGCGAACATTGTGACCAGCCATACTAATGAGATTCGCTGCCTGTGTAACCGCATCTTGGAGCTGTGATTCAGTCTCAGCTTGTAAGatctaaaaattcagaaaatattttgaGGATATTATTTATCCATCCCATTGATTAAACACTTCAGtcatcctgaaaaaaaaaactactaaagttttggttatttttgatTAAAACTCTATATGAAATATGTTAATAGAGGATATACAGTGCCTATGAATGTCAGCTCAACGTCAGAAAGGGAGGCtgtaatcatttatttactatGTTACTGTTTTCTGCTGGAATcctaaaatatatttctaaCTTGTGGGTAAAGGATATGTGTTTGCAATTTGAGATTACattgacagttttttaaaaataaaaaaattgccaGTCTGTCTAGCATCCATTCTAATTGTTGGTGTCATCTTAGTTATGTATACAAATCATTATAAATTCAACTCCCTACTGCATGAAagcctgtcagtgtgtgtgtgtgcacttctGCATGTACTGTTTTAGACAAAACATGTATTAGAGAAAGCACATGGAGGAGAGcttggaaacaaacaaaagctttacatctttcatccctctctctctcactaaAAAGTGTATTTGAACATATCACCAAAAGCACTGATACTAAACTGTGGAGAAGGTGTGCAGCTTGTGTTTGTGGAACAGGCTCAGTCGATGTATGTCCATCCTGCCAATGCATTCTCTGAATATCCTAAACTCACTGTACCACAGACTTTGACATTGGACTAATATGGTCTCAGGTGCAGTTGTTTCCTGTATCCTCAAGGAATGCATCTCACCTCCTCATTTTAAGACACACAGACCCACAGGCACTAAGGGAGGGAAGTAAATGTGCTTCTTTAACAACATGAGCGCTCGGTATAAAAATGACAGCTGTGCCAGGTGGAAAATAGGAAAGAAACCTGTGCTGTACACCAAGACACTTCCTAAGCGCATTGAAAGTGAAATCCAAGTTTCTAAATGAGATaattcaaatgaaaacaaactcaCCCTCTGTACCTGCGACCTTGTTTCTTCGTCAGCAATATCATCAGTTTTGACCTTTACATCATCTGGACCCTTTGGCAGACATTCGTACAAGAcctcagacagaaaacatggacTCTGTCCCCCATGGGCAATTGACATTGCCATTATCTGGCCAGCATAGAAGTatccattttctttcattgctgtttccaaatgaaatgaaacatgacaGGTCAATGTCACATGGCAACCTAACTACCAAACTCAGCTTTTTTCATGCTTTATGACTTGCATGCTTTACAGATACAACACTCaaaaatgtttatgtttcagcatattttttcaGTTACGATGTATCGatctaaaaataataaagaaagaagcaacagcaacagaaacaatTTAACCATGAGTACCTTTTGAATTGCATGTGAGAACTTTGGCATTGGATAGACCCTCAAAGATGCCAATTTTGTCCTTTATTTCATGTAGGCAGAGTCGGAAGAATTCCCGCGTAGGTCCTCCATTGTCCACAGCACCCTCAGATGTTCCATAGTCATCAGTAAACTTGACATCGATCCTCTTTTCTGGTGAAAAATTGGATCTGCCCATGGCTCTGGATGCTCCATCCCACACATTCCTTCTCATAATATTGAAGCGTACAGTGTTGTCATCATTCACTCGAGAAGCAATCTGCTCCATCAGTCTCTCCAAAGTCATCTTTAAATCactgaaacaaataaattagCAAACAGACTGACAGCCAATGCACATCAAGTTGTCACAATCTGTTTCTCAACCAATGGTATACCCTGGTTTACTTCTTTCCTCACAAATAACAGCCTGTCTTGGCCAGGACATCCCCGAAAAAGAGATTCCAAATCTCAATGAGTCTATCCTGGATAAATAAAtgttacattaaaaaagaagataaatgaAAGTTTTCCATGTACTTCTGTAAAATATGAATTTTATGACAAGTTGAGAAATATCCCTCTGCTGGCAATTATATTGAATGCTGGTAAACTGAAATTTCATATTGGTGTAACTTTTCAGTCATGGAGCCTAGGTTGGTCATTTATATGAAGTTAAAGGGCTATATGAGTAGCTAACACTTACAGGTAGATGTAGAGGTGAGAAAGATTTTGAAATAGCCTGCAGCATCACAAAGCACGACATTGTCACGTCAGGGAGAGGTGGAAAAGCAAACCATTTAAATAGATGTTGTGTTTGGAATATATACGTATGTTGTGAAAAGACAGACATGTGGATGTTTGGAGCTTTGTATCTGTGCTTCATTTTACATAATGCCTCCTATTTAGATACACAATACTGTCTTCATAATATTTGTGTAGGCAGATAAAGAACCGCTTTACAAACCTTTAATTTGACACTGTAGCCTCCATAAAATACAGACAATCTGCTAGAGACTAATCTTCTACTAACCTCTCACTTGTACTGGATTCTAAAGACCTTGAAATGGCTTCCTGGAGATCTGGATCATCAGAGAGGTATTCTTCCTCAAACAGGTCAAGGTATGTACTGTAATAAATTGCAAACATTTTATAGAATTAATGTTCAGAGTTAATGTACAAATATACAATCCTGACATAATTGTATTACCATTAAGAACTTCTTTCATGTTTAGTAACTCCAGAGGTCATGAATCACCAGTGcattatttcactgtttaaaaattAAGGACATAATCATCTAGTATCAACATAGACTAATGTAATACAAAGttatatagtaaaaaaaaaaaaaaagcccaattTTTATGTAATATGAAgaatttgaagaaaaataaatgcattaaagaCAAACCTGTAGGGTGTGCTGGATGAGCGATTACCCGATCCACTGGGACAAGTGGGACCACGGCACTGAATGGAGGCGTTATTAGCAGAAGAATCAGCTGAGTCCTCGCTAACACTGACAGAGGGCTGAAGCAAGGAGCCATGGGTGTTGTCGCTGGAGATGGCTGATGTTCCACTGGACAACAATACACTGTCATCGATAGTGGCAACAGTGGCACTAGTGGACATAGCAAGATTGTCACTAGAGTTGGAAGATGCAACACACCAGATGACCTCATCACCATCAGCAAAGGAGGAAATATTGGAGAGAGGCTGGGCCTCAGCAGTGGAAATGGTTGACACAAGACCTTTGGAAATGTCCAGTGCACCCTCAATCCCTGTTAGATGGACACAGGAAAAAAGAGATTATTATTTAACAGTGAAATATGAGACAGCATGCATCAGAAATTTTAGGCTTGTAAAATGCATATGAtgcaatatatttttaaaaatataaaggcCAATGTATTACACACATataattttgcacaaaatatgaaaaaaaatgtacaattaaTATCAGAATGACTCAACAGAATTGTGTAAACACATAAACACCAGACAAAAATAATTCTGCTGTTCTTTGTAGGAGCATAATACAGTATTTACCACATTGGTCAGTGCTGGGAATGTCTGCACAGCTGTTTGTATGGCTTCTCTCCTCATCAGAAAGTAGCTGCCaattaaagcaaataaatataACTAACTTTATGGATTTATTGCATTATACTAACAATAAAACAATTTAAGAAACTTTTATAAAACTTTTTATATTATGTCAGCATACAAcacatttgtttgatttcttgATACTTACCGTTTCTTTGTCCTCACTTAAAATGACTTTATCAGGCCTGACAAAAATGGACTTCTGATGAAAAAGTTTTTTCACAAGTTTTCCATTTAAAGTTTGTGTTGGGCTGAGAGATGGCTCAACAAGTTTAAAGTGGCACGGGAGCAAGATTTGTAGcctgagagaaagaaaagtaCACTTTGAATGAAGCTTCTGTTCGAGCTGAAAGATGACACTCAGtatacagaaatattttagtTTCATATAGTTTTTGTGCAACCAAAAATTCTGGTAGATTGATTTCTCTTCAGATGACATCTTTCTTAAGATGTTTATGACAATATTGCACTGGCAAAATTAATGGTCAGTCACCCAGTATAATTGTTAGTTATTAGCAGGAACAAAATGATTTCAGAACACACAAAGTAAACTTCTAATACTATATTACAGTCTATCATTATTTTAATACAAATAATATTAATCCACTTTGACAAAGCAGATTAAAAGCTTACCTGCAACCCTCCACAACTGGCTGAAAGGCTGTTCTTATTGACTGCATGACTTTGTTGGAGTCCCAGTCACAGCCAAATTCTAGAGCAGATTTCACATGCCCATTTTCAAAGAGCCAAGCTTTGCTTGCTCTTCTTGGCACACCTGTAGTTGTATGGTCCGGCAGGAGAATTACTTCTTTGGTGAAATGTTGAGAAACAGGACGTGTCCTTAACTGTGGCTGAAACCTGAGAAATACAGAATATTGAACCATGTTGGATTGAAATCAGCATTTATGTATGTACTGTATCTTCATTTTTCTATCTACCAAGAATAACAGGAAACTATACCGTGTGATTAATACGATAGGAGGTTGTAAAGATAGGAAATCATAATGTAAACATTGGTTCAAATAGAGCCTAAAGAGCTTCATGAGCCCCTAAAATGACAACAGGACAGTAATTTAAGAATACACCAGCATCTCTTTTTATTTCTAAGAAAACTCATAACAGCTGATTGATGTTTTGTCCTAATGGAATATTAGATAGATGTAGCTTATGACACAAAAATCTTTAAGTCTTTCGACatatttacctttatttaaTAAGATTATTGTTATTTCATTTGCGCATAGTGACCATAAAGTGAGCCTAACACGTTAAGCTTCTCTCTGATATCctcatgtttttaaattgttggGTCACGATAAATAATGTTCACCATCCTTGTCTTACCTTTTTGGTCTTGAGCAGTTTCGAGTGAACGGACGCAGATTGTAGATCGGAGCAGCTCTGGCGCTCTCATGTGTAGTAACAGGTATGCTAGCTTGATGGGTTACAGCTACCAGAACGGAGGTTATGTTTTAGAAGGGGAACCTTTATCATGGCTGAATTTCTTTGCCAGGCCTGAGATAGaggcaacatattttttttgagaactgagcagcaggataatgtgtgttttggatgtattGCTGCAATGCTAGTATATTGGTGTCTTGTAAACCCATCAGGGTTGGGCACGTTTGTGTgtatgacatgaaaatgaagtAATCCATCAATTGAAAATCAAGTTTATCCACATTTGTtcataatagaaaaaaaaactattcagcCTCTGCATAAACACAAATAATGTCCTCTAGTAAATATGATGACTGTCCTAAGCATGAACATGAACATAAGTAACGTATGAAATATGCAACTAAAGATGAACTCTGCTCCAGCTGCTGACTTTAAATCAGCACAAATCTTTTAGAGGAAGAATGGGAAAGTCACGTTTGTACTAGGTTTCCAGAGTAACCCTACcaggtgagaaaaaaaaggaaatagcACTCCCACCCCACCCCATTCCATAATTTTATATGAAAATGAACCACTAGATGGCTACAGTAGAAGACTAAATCACTGAGTTTGTCAACCCTATGtacagtgtttgttgtttgagAGATCACTTTCATTTTCCagtgaaacatttctatcctgatgggaCTGGTCTCTTTCAGGATGACAGTGGGGGCATAAGGGGACACTAAATGGTTTAATGaatatgaaaatgtaaatcattGCTATGGCCTTCACACTTACCAGATCTCAAACCATCTGAGCGCCTATGGAGATTTTGGATTTAGGCAGTTATGCTAAACAGCACCCTCTGCTGCCATCACTAAACTGTGGAATATCTTTAGGAAGAACCACACTAAGAACCACCTTATTCTTCATGACACCGATTCAGCAAGGTGCTACAAAGGATATTTGTGGAGTTTGTTATGCAGTTTCTGTAGACTTGTGGGAAACACCATCTTGATGTTAACTTCCAATCTACCACAGCCTCGAAGCCGCTCTGTTAGACTGATAATTGACTGTGGAGGCTGGTTGAACAGAGGACAAATTCTCACCCTCCTATCTGAATGTTGGACCAAAATAGAGCCCCTCAATTCTGGCAGTTTCTGAAATAGATACTTATATCTTAAATCATCATATTTTCAGAACAGTTTCTGTTAACCATTTCTGATTTGCCGGACATGAAAATCtgtatatattgaatgaaagtcggaatatatggaaggaaagtcggaatatattgaatgaaaattttaatatatggaatgaaaaatGACATTGATTCACTAGCACTGTCTTGTTTTTAGAGGTGTATTCGCACTTGTTGCT
It includes:
- the LOC127537125 gene encoding uncharacterized protein LOC127537125, which produces MRDLGFTWAAISRMLSVNNRTLYNHRLQLGLVDYGNFANIADDDLDRLIAEVLSQTPGSGETYVTGSLRGRGIRVQRWRVRERLRIADPVGRALRGRRAIQRRVYNISVPNQVWHVDTNHKLNPWGFVFHGGIDGYSRCITYLRCCTDNRASTALQLFQVAVDLFGLPHHVRGDAGRENVDIARFMIENRGANRGSFMVGRSVHNQRIERLWGELNRVVSAYFKDLFIFMENVAVLDSTDPVHIRALHHVYLPRINRSVDEFVTQWNHHSLRTMEGNSPLQLWTTGMLWLHEDQTLNHVHVQQQQQWHHQHQWNAELGHTNPLNDDGNHGIELFLTACHLLQMNS
- the LOC110946994 gene encoding G2/M phase-specific E3 ubiquitin-protein ligase-like isoform X2, whose amino-acid sequence is MQSIRTAFQPVVEGCRLQILLPCHFKLVEPSLSPTQTLNGKLVKKLFHQKSIFVRPDKVILSEDKETLLSDEERSHTNSCADIPSTDQCGIEGALDISKGLVSTISTAEAQPLSNISSFADGDEVIWCVASSNSSDNLAMSTSATVATIDDSVLLSSGTSAISSDNTHGSLLQPSVSVSEDSADSSANNASIQCRGPTCPSGSGNRSSSTPYSTYLDLFEEEYLSDDPDLQEAISRSLESSTSESDLKMTLERLMEQIASRVNDDNTVRFNIMRRNVWDGASRAMGRSNFSPEKRIDVKFTDDYGTSEGAVDNGGPTREFFRLCLHEIKDKIGIFEGLSNAKVLTCNSKAMKENGYFYAGQIMAMSIAHGGQSPCFLSEVLYECLPKGPDDVKVKTDDIADEETRSQVQRILQAETESQLQDAVTQAANLISMAGHNVRITLENKQETALDLAHWFRDGLTALGVLEAVQRYPLQMKCLFVSGEKALTATDIESLFQIIHSERGSNAFQEECRTMTFWQDYLQDAEFEEGVSLEDILVFFTGCDSIPALGFSPKPSLEFINHSRFPVANTCDNILRIPLHASYTAFKHDMDFAIRNSPGFGRA
- the LOC110946994 gene encoding G2/M phase-specific E3 ubiquitin-protein ligase-like isoform X1, translating into MQSIRTAFQPVVEGCRLQILLPCHFKLVEPSLSPTQTLNGKLVKKLFHQKSIFVRPDKVILSEDKETLLSDEERSHTNSCADIPSTDQCGIEGALDISKGLVSTISTAEAQPLSNISSFADGDEVIWCVASSNSSDNLAMSTSATVATIDDSVLLSSGTSAISSDNTHGSLLQPSVSVSEDSADSSANNASIQCRGPTCPSGSGNRSSSTPYSTYLDLFEEEYLSDDPDLQEAISRSLESSTSESDLKMTLERLMEQIASRVNDDNTVRFNIMRRNVWDGASRAMGRSNFSPEKRIDVKFTDDYGTSEGAVDNGGPTREFFRLCLHEIKDKIGIFEGLSNAKVLTCNSKAMKENGYFYAGQIMAMSIAHGGQSPCFLSEVLYECLPKGPDDVKVKTDDIADEETRSQVQRILQAETESQLQDAVTQAANLISMAGHNVRITLENKQETALDLAHWYVLQRTRAPFERFRDGLTALGVLEAVQRYPLQMKCLFVSGEKALTATDIESLFQIIHSERGSNAFQEECRTMTFWQDYLQDAEFEEGVSLEDILVFFTGCDSIPALGFSPKPSLEFINHSRFPVANTCDNILRIPLHASYTAFKHDMDFAIRNSPGFGRA
- the LOC110946994 gene encoding G2/M phase-specific E3 ubiquitin-protein ligase-like isoform X4, with protein sequence MTLERLMEQIASRVNDDNTVRFNIMRRNVWDGASRAMGRSNFSPEKRIDVKFTDDYGTSEGAVDNGGPTREFFRLCLHEIKDKIGIFEGLSNAKVLTCNSKAMKENGYFYAGQIMAMSIAHGGQSPCFLSEVLYECLPKGPDDVKVKTDDIADEETRSQVQRILQAETESQLQDAVTQAANLISMAGHNVRITLENKQETALDLAHWYVLQRTRAPFERFRDGLTALGVLEAVQRYPLQMKCLFVSGEKALTATDIESLFQIIHSERGSNAFQEECRTMTFWQDYLQDAEFEEGVSLEDILVFFTGCDSIPALGFSPKPSLEFINHSRFPVANTCDNILRIPLHASYTAFKHDMDFAIRNSPGFGRA
- the LOC110946994 gene encoding G2/M phase-specific E3 ubiquitin-protein ligase-like isoform X3, with product MSTSATVATIDDSVLLSSGTSAISSDNTHGSLLQPSVSVSEDSADSSANNASIQCRGPTCPSGSGNRSSSTPYSTYLDLFEEEYLSDDPDLQEAISRSLESSTSESDLKMTLERLMEQIASRVNDDNTVRFNIMRRNVWDGASRAMGRSNFSPEKRIDVKFTDDYGTSEGAVDNGGPTREFFRLCLHEIKDKIGIFEGLSNAKVLTCNSKAMKENGYFYAGQIMAMSIAHGGQSPCFLSEVLYECLPKGPDDVKVKTDDIADEETRSQVQRILQAETESQLQDAVTQAANLISMAGHNVRITLENKQETALDLAHWYVLQRTRAPFERFRDGLTALGVLEAVQRYPLQMKCLFVSGEKALTATDIESLFQIIHSERGSNAFQEECRTMTFWQDYLQDAEFEEGVSLEDILVFFTGCDSIPALGFSPKPSLEFINHSRFPVANTCDNILRIPLHASYTAFKHDMDFAIRNSPGFGRA